The sequence below is a genomic window from Coleofasciculus sp. FACHB-T130.
GAAATGAAAGTCGCTGGAATTGCATTAGATGCCGTGACGCGCAGCCCGATTGTGTTGCTCAAAGATGCCTCGGAGCGACGAGCCTTGCCAATCTATATTGGGCAAGATCAGGCAAAGGCAATTATCAGCGCTTTGGAAAAACAAACCCCTCCCCGTCCCCTGACTCATGACCTCCTGGTGAATATCCTGGACGTTTGGAATATGACCTTAGAGCGGATCATTATTCACTCGCTTCAGGACAATACCTTTTATGCGATCTTGAGTGTCCGGCAGGGTGAGGTAAAAAAGGAGATTGATGCTCGGCCTAGTGATGCGATCGCGATCGCCATCCGCACTGGCAGTCCGATTTGGGTGATGGAAGAAGTCATTGCTGATGCTTCTATCCCTGTCGATCGCGATGCCGATGAGGCAGAACGCCGAGCCTTCCGTGATTTTGTATCGAAGCTTCGACCGGAAGATTTGATCCAGCGAGGAGGCTCCAGCACGGAATCATAGCACACCAAGGGCAAACGTAAAAAGACAAAAGCCAAAAGCAAGAAAATGAACTTTTTACTTGGGCGATCGCGGCTGTCTCTTGCTCTTTCTTTTTACTTTTTATGCGTTATCGGCGGTTTGGAAAAACAAATTTACCGCTTTCAGTGTTTTCTTGCGGGACGATGCGCTGTCTGGCTTCCTTTGAAGATGCCTACCAGACGGTGCATCAAGCCGTTGCTTGTGGAATTAATCACTTAGAAACCGCGAGGGGTTACGGCAAAAGCGAAGAATATCTCGGTGCCGCTTTAGCCGCAGGATTGCCCCAGTCGCGAGAACAGCTTTATATCACTACCAAACTTCCCCCAAGCAGTGACGCCGATACGATGCGTCGGTGGATTGATGAGTCGCTCTTGAACCTCCAGACTGATTTTGTGGATTGTCTGGCGATTCATGGCCTTAACACCTGGGAACATTTAAACTGGGTGCAAGCGGATGGAGGTTGTATGCAGGCCGTGCAGGAAGCCGTGGCAGATGGCAGAGTTCGTCACGTTGGCTTCTCCACCCACGGGCCGCTGGATGTGATTCTAGCGGCGATTAACACCAATTTATTTGAATTCGTCAACCTGCATTATTATTACTTTTTCCAGCGCCATGCCCCGGCGGTTGAGTTAGCCAACCAAAAGGATATGGGAATTTTTATTATTTCACCAGCGGATAAGGGGGGGCTACTCTACACGCCACCGGAAACGCTTCAACATCTGTGCCATCCCTTTTCACCCCTAGAACTAAATTATCGGTTTCTGTTGAGCGATCGCCGCGTTACCACCCTCAGTGTTGGCCCAGCGAACCCCAGCGAATTGACGGAATGTTTAGCGGTTGCTGAGCGCGATGAACC
It includes:
- a CDS encoding bifunctional nuclease family protein — its product is MIEMKVAGIALDAVTRSPIVLLKDASERRALPIYIGQDQAKAIISALEKQTPPRPLTHDLLVNILDVWNMTLERIIIHSLQDNTFYAILSVRQGEVKKEIDARPSDAIAIAIRTGSPIWVMEEVIADASIPVDRDADEAERRAFRDFVSKLRPEDLIQRGGSSTES
- a CDS encoding aldo/keto reductase, which encodes MRYRRFGKTNLPLSVFSCGTMRCLASFEDAYQTVHQAVACGINHLETARGYGKSEEYLGAALAAGLPQSREQLYITTKLPPSSDADTMRRWIDESLLNLQTDFVDCLAIHGLNTWEHLNWVQADGGCMQAVQEAVADGRVRHVGFSTHGPLDVILAAINTNLFEFVNLHYYYFFQRHAPAVELANQKDMGIFIISPADKGGLLYTPPETLQHLCHPFSPLELNYRFLLSDRRVTTLSVGPANPSELTECLAVAERDEPLKPEEIAVFDRLQAHLGAISPDLCSQCYACLPCPENINIPEILRLRNLAVAYDMTAYGQYRYRMFENAGHWFPGMKGDRCTDCGDCLPRCPQHLDIPALLRDSHQRLNGQPRRRLWE